The Ictalurus punctatus breed USDA103 unplaced genomic scaffold, Coco_2.0 tig00007286, whole genome shotgun sequence DNA window gtgtgtgtgtgagtgtgtgtgtgtgtgtgtgagtgtgtgtgtgtgagtgtgtgtgtgtgagtgtgtgtgtgtgagtgtgtgtgtgtgtgtagctgaatGTAATTTGACTTGGTCACTAGTTATTTAGTTTGTGTGTTTAGCTGTTTATTGTAAATGTAAGTCTGACCTGGTTAgtttattagtattagtacaagttagtttgtgtgtgagtgtgtgtgtgtgtgtgtgtgtgtgtggtgtgtgtgtgtgagtgtgtgtgtgtgtgtgtgagtgtgtgtggtgtgagtgtgtgtgtgagtgtgtgtgtgagtgtgtgtgtgagtgtgtgtgtgagtgtgtgagtgagtgtgtgtgagagtgtgtgtgagagtgtgagtgtgtgtgtgtgagtgtgagtgtgtgtgtgtgagtgtgtgtgtgtgagtgtgtgtgtgtgagtgtgtgtgtgtgtgagtgtgtgtgtgtgagtgtgtgtgtgagtgtgtgtgtgtgagtgagtgtgtgagtgagtgtgtgagtgtgtgtgtgagagtgtgtgtgagagtgtgagagtgtgtgtgtgtgtgtgtgagagtgtgtgtgtgtgagtgtgtgtgtgtgtgagagtgtgtgtgtgtgtgagagtgtgtgtgtgtgtgagagtgtgtgtgtgagtgagagtgtgtgtgtgagtgtgtgagtgtgagtgagagtgtgtgagtgtgagtgagagtgtgtgagtgtgagtgagagtgtgtgagtgtgtgtgtgagtgtgtgagtgtgtgagtgtgtgagtgtgtgtgtgagtgtgtgtgtgagtgtgtgtgtgagtgtgtgagtgtgtgtgagtgtgtgtgagtgtgtgtgagtgtgtgtgtgtgagtgtgtgtgtgagtgtgtgtgtgagtgtgtgtgagtgtgtgagtgtgtgtgagtgtgtgtgagtgtgtgtgagtgtgtgtgagtgtgtgtgagtgtgtgagtgtgtgtgagtgtgtgtgtgagtgtgtgtgtgagtgtgtgtgtgagtgtgtgttgtgagtgtgtgtgtgtgtgtgtgtgagtgtgtgtgtgagtgatggttCCACTTCACTATGTGCACTATTCAGATTGGAGGTCAGTAGTGGGCGGGGTTTAAGCTGCCTGACGGAGGTAATTAGTTTAGTGGTTTATTCAGCTGCATGTGGTTGTGTCATTTACATTTGAACTTAGTTTTTTAAACTGGTGTAGTTTATCATGTAACCTGTGTAGCGTGTCGAGGGCGTAGCGGGTCGAGGGCGTAGCGTGTCGGGGGCGTAGCGGGTCGAGGGCGTGGCGTGTCGAGGGCGTGGCGTGTCGGGGTATCAGTAGGCGTGTATTCCGggtacaggtgtgtgtataaGGAGTTGTTGTTCTGTAAACTGTAAGTAGTTTATTAGTTGAGCAGTTTGTTGGAGCTGAACttgttctgtgtttgttttatcaGTAGATACTCTAATCTGATTACAGATTAGACCGATACAAAccggtttgtgtgtgtgtgtggtgtgtgtgtgtgtgtgtgtgtgtgtatcagcgGTATCTCCTGGTGCTTTGATGTGTGTTATTGTTTGTTCTGTCGTGCTGCTCGGGGTTGGGCACTGCACCGTTACATTCACACCGTGTGTAGAAGTACAGCAGCACTGACCTGTTAATTAACTTCTCTGACTTCTCATgaagctgaacacacacacacacacacacacacacacacacagtgtagggggtgtgtatgggtgtgtgtatcgATCGAGTGGATGTTTGTAGGAGTGAGATGGGCGTTGTCACTTACAAAATGGAGGCTGTTATTTTTGatcaggactgtgtgtgtgtgtgtgtgtgtgtgtgtgtgttttcagacatGTCAGTGTGTGGAGCGGGATTCAGTGGAGACGGCACTGACTGAcgcttttgtctctctctctctctctatttctcttttattctcctgatggtgaaaaTGTTCCTTCACTTTTTTTAACGTCTCCCCACTAGGGGGTGTCACGATGCCAAAAATCTAGTAGCCGGTACCGATACCagcaaaagtacacgatactccaTACCagagtcgataccacggtgtgtacaaataaataaataaatgatacttAAACATTAATTcctttattaaacatttgaGCATTATAAAAAACAATAGTGGCAACAGTCACAGGATATgaaaaagcaattacaaaatagCTATATATAAATACGTAGCGTGAAGTGGTTTTCTCtgagatgttctgaaatgaggtctggATTCGGTGTATGTTTGGGGATCTCTGTGTACGTGAAGTGAGTTCTGCTCGGTAGCTGGGATCTGGGCTTGAACTGCTGAAGCTTTGCTGGAATCCATGCTTTTCTGCAGCGTACAGGAACTGGATCCATGCTTATGAACTCAGAACCGGCCCTGTCCAGTTTCCTTCCTTCGCTTGAGATTCGGTCATATTTTCTGTGTCTTTTATAAGCTGCTCTTAAGGTCGGCTGTGTTAATGTTTGCTGACTTTGCTCCTGACTCTCCTggtggacatcctcctctggctgatactggggggggggggaggcgggagagagggggggagaggtagaggggggagagggatggggggggagggagaggggagggTGAGAGGGTGAGGGAGGGCGGGGGTgcgggagggagggagggatggggagagagagagagagattttagttttCCAGCACGGTCTGACAGTGACTGAAACAGTGGAGTGTACAGGTGCTAAGGTgcgctcctacacacacaccttgtacTCCGAATgcagcattagtttaaattcactgatttgGTGTCAGGACAGAAagttttattaaaagcatgaacaataattattagtgacatgaggctacatgtCTCTGACAGGAcccgggctgaatggcgatgatGGAGGAACATTAGGAGGAAGTTTATAACACTGCgatgcgttagcgtcgttaacaataacaggctatcgctaacattacatggagtgTAACGTTCGCTGGTTTCACGCCACAACGCTGCTGCTTCAACAAACATAAtacagcaccgtctttcagccgcttcaccaaattccaggtgtttcctcgctgtgtctgaaatgaacgatagcatcggccGCACACCGGCTTCACAGCGTCAATTATATGTCCGTTTTTATCCGCCTCGAATGccaagtatttccatattccataccactTTTCCTTTCAACCAGtcgggggcggagctaaacttctgCAGTTTTTCCCCTTGTGCTtgtagttcttcttcttcaccacttgtggaccgactaaaacacttgcgcgtgtttgctgcccccttcaggtccggaagaatcgcaacctctGTACTTTCGGTACTTCATTACAACCGGTACCAACGggactgcagaaaaacaagtaccgtcacgttataagaatgttggtaccgacttggtactgaagtatcggttctcgtgacatccctactccccactctcactctctccctgactctcactcactctcactctctccctgactctctctcactctctctctcactcactctcactctctccctgactctcactcactctctcactctctctcccccactctcactctctccctgactctctctcactctcactctctccctgactctcactcactctcactctctccctgactctcactcactctcactctctccctgactctcactctctcactctctctctctcactctctccctgactctcactcactctcactctctccctgactctctctcactctctcactctctttccctcactctcactctctccctgactcactctcactctctccctgatactcactctcactctctcactctctcactctctctcactctctccctgactctcactcactctcactctctccctgacactcactctcactctctcactctctctctctctctcactctctccctgactctcactcactctcactctctccctgactctctctcactctcactctctccctgactctctctctctcactctctctccctcactctcactctctccctgactctctctcactctctcactctctctcactctctccctgactctcactcactctcactctctccctgactctctctcactctcactctctcactctctctccctcactctcactctctccctgactctcactcactctcactctctctccctcactctcactctctccctgactctctctcactctcactctctctccctcactctcactctctccctgactctctctcactctcactctctccctgactctcactcactctcactctctccctgactctcactcactctcactctctctccctcactctcactctctccctgactctcactcactctcactctctccctgactctcactcactctcactctctccctgactctcactcactctcactctctccctgactctcactcactctcactctctccctgactctcactcactctcactctctcactctctctctctctcactctctccctgactctcactcactctctctctctccctgactctctctcactctcactctctccctgactctcactcactctcactctctccctgactctcactcactctcactctctcactctctctctctctcactctctccctgactctcactcactctctctctctccctgactctctctcactctcactctctctccctcactctcactctctccctgactctctctcactctcactctctcactctctctctctctcactctctccctgactctcactcactctcactctctccctgactctcactctctctcactcactctcactctctcactctctctctctctctcactctctccctgactctcactcactctcactctctccctgactctctctcactctcactctctcactctctctccctcactctcactctctccctgactctctctcactctctcactctctctccctcactctcactctctccctgactctctctcactctcactctctctccctcactctcactctctccctgactctctctccctgactctcactcactctcactctctccctgactctcactcactctcactctctctccctcactctcactctctccctgactctcactcactctcactctctccctgactctcactcactctcactctctccctgactctcactcactctcactctctccctgactctcactcactctcactctctcactctctctctctctcactctctccctgactctcactcactctctctctctccctgactctctctcactctcactctctccctgactcactctcactctctcactctctctctctctcactctctccctgactctcactcactctctctctctccctgactctctctcactctcactctctctccctcactctcactctctccctgactctctctctctctcactctctctctctctcactctctccctgactctcactctctctcactcgctctctctctcactctctctccctcactctctctctctcactctccctcactcgctctctgactctcactcgctctctctctcactctctctccctcactctcactctctccctgactcactctcactctctccctgatactcactctctctccctcactctcactctctccctgactctctctcactctctcactctctctccctcactctcactctctccctgactctcactcactctcactctctctccctcactctcactctctccctgactctctctcactctcactctctccctgactctcactcactctcactctctccctgactctcactcactctcactctctctccctcactctcactctctccctgactctcactcactctcactctctccctgactctcactcactctcactctctcactctctctctctctcactctctccctgactctcactcactctctctctctccctgactcactctcactctctctccctcactctcactctctccctgactctctctcactctcactctctcactctctctctctctcactctctccctgactctcactcactctcactctctccctgactctcactctctctcactcgctctctctctcactctctctccctcactctctctctctcactctccctcactcgctctctctctctcactctctccctcactctctctctctctctctctcactctccctcactctcgctcactctctctctcactctccctcactcgctctctctctcactctctctccctcactctctctctctgtctcactctctctccctgactctcgctcgctcgctctctcactctctccctcactcgcGCTCTCtacctcactctctccctcactcgcgctctctctctccctcgctctcactctccccctcactctctctcactctcgctccctctctctcactctctctctctctctctcgctctctctctctctctcacactcactctcgctctctttccctgactctccccctccctctgtctctctctctgcatgttgTGTGATTGATGTTGCAGTAGAACCTTTAACCCTGGTCTGTAATCCTCTGCTCTTGGGTTCTCGTGAGAACGCTGTgatgctgtgtttttatttcccaCACATTTTGACTGGTAGTCTTCGTTCCCATGCTGCTCTCCGCTAACTGTTAGCATCCGTACAGGTCCAGTTTAACATTAATACGACGTGTATGCTCACGTTTAAATAACGTCTCTCTCTTTTAATGACGCACACATTCCTGTGTTCAGATCAGTAATACCTGCTGATGGAACAGAACGCTGGTCACATGATCGTGAACACGCTGTGATGTCACTCTAAAacacttttttcttctctttcgcCTTTCTGCCCGTCTTCCTGTGCGGTTACAGTACAGTATTCCGCGGTTTTGTCTGGATTAGAAATGACACTGTAACAGACTGAAGAAGCTTGTCTTGTAATATCCCCCTGAGTTCTTCTCTGAAGAAGAAACGCATCCCCACAGCGTGACGCTGCCACCACCACGTTTATCATTCTCACGCTCTCTTCATGGGCTCGTCCTGAGCAGCGGTCTCTTCCTAGCCACGCCTCCCATCCAGTGCTCGACTACACCTTCACTCCACTCAGACACTGTACCCTGTAACTCCTTCAGAGCAACTGCTGGCCTCACCGAATATCCACTTAAAAAGTGAACATGAGCTTGCAGTACAACACGTGACACGCGTGTGAAGGAAACGCGACAGTTTTGTGGGAAACGGTGTTTATGGGACAGACCTTAGATGTAAAAATGacatataatatacattttatttcctgtaaatCACACACGATTAAATTTAAGCTGCTGTGAatatttaaccccccccccgtCCCGTCTCTCTAGGAGACTAGGATCATGGTGGTGCCGTGTGCTGGAGTGCAGCCCATTAAGGAGGCTCTGGAGGACTGCATGCAAAACACAATTCCCATAATCCTCTATGCTCTGAGTCAGGACTCTGTTAGCCCGGACCAGGCGGCCGAGCTCCTGAAGGTCCACGACCTGCTTCCGTTTCCCATCTGCTTCGTCCGCGTCCCCAGTATTCCCGGTATTCCTGCCTCTCAGGGGGAATCGGGGGCTCTCCAGAAGCAGCTCTTCTCCCTGGGCTTCCTCCAGGACGGACATGGAAACTGTTCGTGTGGCGCTCCCTCCCAAACACAGCATGGCCCCTCTGGGAAACCTCACAGCGTTCTCGGGGAGAGTCTGGACCGCCTCCATCGACTCCTCGTGCACTTCACCCGGCAGGTGTTCACCAGTCAGCTGGTGGAGGCGGCAAACCGACTGAACGCTCTTCACTGCAGCTGCCTCGACCTCTTCATCAACCAGGTAGGAACGAGAACAGGAACCACTGCAGAACCCTGAACACAGgacagagggggggggagagggggagaggggggggaggggggggggagagggagagagagagggagggggggagagagagagggaggggggggagagagagaggggggggggggagagagagaggggggggagagggagagagagagagggagagagagaggggggggggagagggagggggagagagagagggaggggggggggggagagagagagacagacagacagacagacagagagagagagacagacacagagagacagacacagagagacagagagagagagacagacacagacagacagacagagagagagagagagagagagagtgtgagtaaatctctctcactcacagtACTTATTGTTAAGGAAATGTTCCCGCTCTTGTTAAATGTTCGCGTGATGCTGTAGGGTGTAGGTGGGACTCCACAGATACCCAGTAGGGGCAGATTTCGTATTTTATTTGTAGTTGCCCCATGAAGAAgtatattaaacaaaaacagaacccTACTCCTACAGAACTCTAACCGGGTCTCCTCttacagtgagtgagtgaggttTAAAATCCTCTCCTGACCCACAGAAAGCTCGCGTCTGCGTACcagtcttctggattttctggattagtaaatacttttgatTGTAAGCTCAGAGTTTTAGATTTGAGACGCGGCTCATGACGCCAATCACGACGACGGCGGACCGTTTTAAAGAGAGACACGGAGCTCGTCGGTGTGTTTAACGCCGCTGTGCGTGACATCACTACATGTTTCACACTTCCACTCGGAAACCTGACACGTGAGGATGTTGAGGATGTTTTGGCTCTGACGCCTCGTCTAGTTGATGTCGCTTTTAAATCTTTCAGGTGTACGCGAGACACGTAAGTGAAGTAAATGACTGGCAAGTCAGCGCGTTAGAACAATCCTAAACTTGTTTATTTCTCtcctgtgttgtgtgttaaagCACGAAGCTAGTTAACGGTCTCgctgtgtgttggtgtgtgagcgGGCGCTCTGTTCTCAGCGGATCCGTGATGAACTGGAACCGTTGTGAAATAATCTCCACCTGCTCACGTGTTGGTATGtgatttatttgaataattgtttgtttgtttgtttgtttgtttgtttgtggtatGTCAGGCGTTCGACATGCAGAGGGATCTTCAGATCACGCCCCGTAGGCTGGAGTACACCCGGGAGAAGGAGGCGGAGCTCTTCACCTCCCTCATGGCCATCGCCAACCGCAAGCAGGAGGAGATGAAGGAGATGATCGTGGAGACGCTGAGCACCATGAAGGAGCAGCTTCTGGAGGATGCAGCCAACCTCGAGTTCACAGGTAGGGAGGGGCTAGGGGGTCAAAGGTTACGGCTGTGGTTTCTTGGTTTCTCAATGAGGAGATTACTGCTGACTGGCTAACATCTGAAGGTTGTTGATGATTACTGATATTATTTCTCATCAAATCCCACAtgatggggcggctgtggatcaggtggtagagcgggtgttccactaatcgtagggttctaaaagtctctctctccctctctccctctctccctctctctctctctctccctctctctctctctctccctctctctctctctctctctctctctctctctccctctctctctccctctctctctctctctctctctctctccctctctctctctctctccctctctctctccctctctctctctctctctctctctctctctccctctctctctctctctctctccctctctctctctctctctctctctctctctccctctctctctccctctctctctctctctctccctctctctctctctctctctctctctctctctctctcagacatcATTGTGAGCTCTAACGGAGACGCGGTGAGCAGTAAGGACATTAAGTCGTGTATCCAGCAGATCCAGGAGCTGATCGTTGTGCGTCTGAATCAGGCCGTCGCTAATAAACTCACCAGCTCTGTGGATTATTTACGTGAGAGTTTTGTGGGAACGCTGGAGCGCTGCCTGAGCAGCCTGGAGAAATCCAACATGGACGCCCATAACATCACCTCCAACCACCTCAAACAGGtccacacacagtctctctctctcttcctatgAGTGATTAGTGCCCCCTGGTGTCTTGCAGTGTATTACAGTTGCGTTCACAAAACAGCATCacattcacaaaacatttacagAGACATTCAGTGCAACTTCAATAATGGCTGAATAATGTAACACCATTATACCTGAacacccgtgtgtgtgtgtgtgtgtgtgtgtgtgtgtgtgtgtgtgtgtgtgtgtgtgtgcgtgcgtgcgtgtgttagATCCTGAACGCTGCCTATCATGTGGAGGTGACGTTTCACTCTGGATCGTCCGTTACACGCCTCTTCTGGGAGCAGATCAAAcgggtactgtgtgtgtatcactGTCTCACCGCCTGTCTGTCTCACcgcctgtctgtctcactgtcttaccatctgtctgtctctctctctctgctgcctGTGTAGATAATCCAGAGGTTGTCGTGGGTGAACCCTCCCTCCATCACGCCTGAGTGGAAGAGGAAAGTAGCTCAGGACGCCATCGAGAGTCTGAGCGCCGCCAAACTGGCCAAGAGCATCTGCTCCCAATTCCGCACTCGACTCAACAGCTCTCACGAAGCCTTCGCTGCCTCGCTCAGACAggtctcactcacacacacacacacacacacacacacacacacacacacacacacacagttactcTTATCTTGCTGTTTAATAAGGCCCCGCCCCTTCAAGGTTTGCTGGTGGAATTGTACAAGAAAGCAGGATAATAACACGGATTTcactatattgtgtgtgtgtgtgtgtgtgtgtgtgtgtgtgtgtgtgtgtatagttagAGGAGGGTCATACGGACCGTCTGGGTCGGACAGAGGATCTGTGGGTGCGTGTGAGGAAAGAACACGCCCCCCGCCTCGCACGCCTCTCACTGGAGAGTCGCTCACTCATAGATACACTACTGTAcggtgagaacacacacatatatgtacacacacacacacacacacacgcacgcatacacacactcatacacacacacatgcgcacacacacacgcacagagtttCTGGTCGTGTACTTTGACACAGTCTgttttatctatatatatatatgtgtgtgtgtgtgtgtgtgtgtgtgtgtgtgtgtgtgtagggaagCCGAAGCTGGGGCGGGAGCTGGGCAGGGGGCAGTATGGAGTGGTGTATTTGTGTGACACTTGGGGGGGACACAACCCCTGCGCCCTGAAGTCAGTGGTACCTCCTGATGACAAACACTGGAATGACCTTGCACTCGAGTTCCACTACAcacggtaacacacacacacacacacacacacacacacacacacacacacaatgccctCTAATGGACAAAAGCAGCACTGACAGTAAAAAGCAAATGCTAGCAGATgtatttcattctctctctcgctctctctcgctctctctcgcgcgcgctcttgcgctctctctcgcgctctctcacactctctcttgcgctctgtctcgcgctctctcacactctctcttgcgctctctctcgcgctctctcacactctctcttgcgctctctcgctctctcacactctctctcgctctctctctctcccaggtCTTTACCTAAGCATGAGCGGATGGTGGATCTTCATGGTTCTGTGATTGATCATACGTACGGTGGAGGCTCGAGCATCGCAGTGCTGCTGATCATGGAGAGACTGCACCGAGACCTGTACACGGGCctcaaggtacacacacacacacacacacacacacacacacacacacacacacacacacacacgtcctctgTGTTTTCAGTAACAGAAGCAGTTCCTCATTATTGCGGCTTGTTTCTCAGATTTCTTTCTCACTTCACTCTGAAGATTTTCAGGA harbors:
- the LOC108281089 gene encoding dual serine/threonine and tyrosine protein kinase (The sequence of the model RefSeq protein was modified relative to this genomic sequence to represent the inferred CDS: added 585 bases not found in genome assembly), which translates into the protein MEGGNVQKTSPLPRELTRVFSSYNKNSALLKKNLKETSSFFREMRQNYSNVCTPGDLEQGQLGCVSIPRLDEEFLHGVVSSAPYILVLGQDCPARYQLLNFLLGEKLLPLGSDLGATCGPGGRACKRRKLCFTHGRQTRLSLALPGQYELVHQLAANCSRWDTVPLQDLEIQDECEDPAHRLAELEITLHQSLLQETRIMVVPCAGVQPIKEALEDCMQNTIPIILYALSQDSVSPDQAAELLKVHDLLPFPICFVRVPSIPGIPASQGESGALQKQLFSLGFLQDGHGNCSCGAPSQTQHGPSGKPHSVLGESLDRLHRLLVHFTRQVFTSQLVEAANRLNALHCSCLDLFINQAFDMQRDLQITPRRLEYTREKEAELFTSLMAIANRKQEEMKEMIVETLSTMKEQLLEDAANLEFTDIIVSSNGDAVSSKDIKSCIQQIQELIVVRLNQAVANKLTSSVDYLRESFVGTLERCLSSLEKSNMDAHNITSNHLKQILNAAYHVEVTFHSGSSVTRLFWEQIKRIIQRLSWVNPPSITPEWKRKVAQDAIESLSAAKLAKSICSQFRTRLNSSHEAFAASLRQLEEGHTDRLGRTEDLWVRVRKEHAPRLARLSLESRSLIDTLLYGKPKLGRELGRGQYGVVYLCDTWGGHNPCALKSVVPPDDKHWNDLALEFHYTRSLPKHERMVDLHGSVIDHTYGGGSSIAVLLIMERLHRDLYTGLKNGLSLKERLQIALDVVEGIRFLHGQGLVHRDIKLKNVLLDKQNRAKITDLGFCKPEAMMSGSIVGTPIHMAPELFTGKYDHSVDVYAFGILFWYLCSGSVKLPEAFEKCSSKDQLWTNVKRGSRPERLSSFDEECWQLMEACWNGDPSQRPLLGIVQPSLQSIMGRLCDAADQRNASLEDST